The Gambusia affinis linkage group LG09, SWU_Gaff_1.0, whole genome shotgun sequence DNA window ACCATCAACCAGGGGTGTTCCATGATCACCACTAactgattaaaatcaataaatattaataactgCTGTATATTTTGGATTCTGGTATTcataatcaaataaaagaaaagagtggTATCTAAAATAAGTCTAATATTAACAGCGCTGTGTTATAGATAATAATATCTGTATTGAGTGAAAATGGAAGAGTCGAAGCTAACGGTCACAACTCAGTGTGAGCTTTAAGGCTGTCGGAAATTACACTAAGGTGACACAAAGGCCGTTTAAATGTAACGGTGTTCTGACTATCTGTGCTACGGATTTTCCTACTGTAGCACGGATAGATAGATATGTCTATCTGTCGGTGCTACGCGTCTACTTTTCAATTTTCTCTaatgtattttgaaaaaaaatcgaCTTAAAATAGCAATAAAGCTGAACTGATAATGTCCAGTTGTTGCATAAAACAACATAGTGATCAAATTGTGTATTAACATGTAAGACAACAGCTCAGTGTGGCTACACCCTATAAGAACTGTTATCCTGATGTCAGCATCATGGCAGCCCAAAGCTCCCtatacatgaaaaaaatcattgaacAGTACAGAATACAAGCAAGCAAAGAgcttatttattatattttaatacaatCTTAAGCCGCAAATAgtgttaaaatggaaaatttatgTGTGTAACTAATACACACATTTTAGTAAACAATAACTatggtttgtgtttattctcTTTCATGCTCAGTCTTTAGTGTAAGACAGTTCAGGATGCCACTTTGTGGATTTCAGAGCTTGAAATTTATTGCTGGTGTatttttcagagaagaaaacatttaaaacccatTACATTATAGCAGTAAACTGTCAGGTAGTAGAAGcatgttttctgatttctggTTCAATACAAACACAAGTTTCAGACAAAATGGGaagatttctgaattaaaagGTCCCGTTCAATCAATTTACTCTATAAATGTAATCATCAAAAGCCAAATAACAAATTCATATGgtattttaaaactcaaaatgcacatATCACTTTACGCTGAATCAGAAAAAGAGCTGTTGAATATAGTAGTATagtaatttttatatatataacaatTTCCGACTATGAGCTGATCTCATTTGTTTTGCAATGTTGTTCTGTTGGATAATAAATTaaggaacaaaaaagaaaatctgaagagCCGCTTTGAAGCCAAAAGAGCTGGTTCTCTAAAAAGAGCCAGAATCCCAGAATTTTGggcattttggacattttcttttactgttttcaaaatgtaatcaaCGGATCggaaattaatcttttaaaaatgttttaaaaatgtaccttTAAATGTATGTACATAACAAACTGTGataatatttaatgtgtttttagttGCACTTAATAAGCCACtgttttatgtgaaacattttattaattttagcaaacacataaattaacattgttttttagccaaacaaaagaaatttgacttttgaaattaaGGAGTAATATCACACACCCTTAAATTACTAACATCTGCCATGGCAACCCACACAAGCGTTTTAAATGTGAACGACACACAGATGTTAATATGTATCATTCAACACAGGTCGTCAGTCAGAAGTTAACTGGTGTTCACATTTCCGCCTGGCGGAAactgacaaagacaaaaaaggaacaagattttcttttcttttttttttttttttttacacgggTGACACAAGCAGCAAAGGAAAAGGCTTCACCACAACCTGCCCTACCCAAGAGAGGCAAGCCTGGTGCAAATTCTCACAGTAGACCAGGGAAACATCTTCAGCTGTCTGACAGAGACAAGAGGAACCCACCAGGTCCAGTTCTTAAAATCGTGGACTGAGGAGACTGACGGTATTGTCTTTTACAAGATGTCTGTGTatggcatgtgtgtgtgtgtgtgtgtgcatgtggtggtgggggggagCGTGAGAACAGAGAAAATAGCACtgggtttttatattttgagctTCTTTCTGAAATATAAAGATATAGAAGTGAATTAAGAAGCTCTTTATGACTGTATGAATTGGACACAaatgataatttattatttaaacataaaaatgtcgaAAATGTCTAGGCCTTCGAGTAAAAGTGGAGAGTTTGAAGCATGCAGTGCCACCATCCTCTGTAGTTGTCTTGTAAAAAAGATTATGATTTTGAAAGGTAGACATATTTTAGACCCAGaagtaaaatctaattttatatGGGCTTTTATTTACATGCGGGAGGTGAGTGCGTCACCATCGAATGAACAACCCAGCCCATGTTGGGTTTCTAATTCCCCTCCTGCTTGCATTTGAAAAGCGGAAGTATGCATCCATGGTGATAGTTTAAGACCGAAACAGGAAATGCTATTTAAACTTGACATGTCACTCACAGTGCATGTTTGTGTCTCCATGTTACTCAGTATCAGGTGATATTGACCATAGAGAAGAGCTATCTTCCACCAAGCAACACTTGTAAagttcttttattgtttctatataaatataaaataagtagGGAACATTTTACTCTAACAGAAGTTATCTTATGTGTGTAATTTGTGTTCATAATGTTGGTTGTTATCCTATTGGAGATGTCACAGGCTGTATTTTAGTCAACGTTCGTGTTTCTCCTGAGAACAGTCCTATCTTCAGCCTTTCCTTCACACTCTGCTCTTGTCTCTCTCAGAGTATGGCGGCGTGGGACCTGTCAGTCAAAGTGGAGGACCTGGGGCCTGATGCCCCTCCTGTCACTATCAGCGTTGCCTCTGACCTCCACGTTGGAGGGGTTATCCTCCAGCTGGTGGAAAAGACACGTGAGTCAAGCTATCTGTTTtaacctctctctctctcaatcACATGGGCCGACAGTAAAAACTTAGTCATTTCATGggcttgcaaatgtattcatatttgatttttttcctacATTATGCTAGATTTTAAggaattttattcatattttatgtgattattgaaaataaaactttattgtttagTGCAAGGCAAAGGATACATGTACAAATctgaaagttgttgttttggtaTTAACTTTGACATCCTTAAATAAAGTTGTCTTTATACATCACttagtcaaaaaataaataaactaacacTGCCCATCTATTCAACACACCATTCCagtggtgaaacatggtggagaCATTATCATGCTATGGGAATGTCCTTTTGGAAGTTGAACCTCCACAccaatctgaaatattttatagtcTCCTCAAAGGTTTTCTTCTAGGATTCCCCTGAatttagctccattcatctCCCCATCAGCTTTGATCACATTTAGTGTCTTtgctgaagaaacatttcacatttcacacAAGATAATTCAGTTACCACATTGTTTCACAATGGGGACGCCTTGTGATGTGCAGGGTTGGTTGTTTTAATAGATAACTTCTGAAGGCTTCTGATATTTGTTGAACAGCGTTTTGTTTAGGaatatcataataataataactttgatttaaacAGGTTTGTCCCATTGAGATCTGAATATCTCTTTTAAAAGCGAGACAATGATCAtacaaagagaaaggaaaaaacaccCAATTACAAAAGATAGTcacaataaacataaacataaaataaaacgtaTGTTGACTCAAGTAAAACAATTGCACTTCTGTATCTTGAAAGTAATGGGATCTAGCATAgtcttaaataaaatctgattactAGAGATTGAacataaattcaaacaaatggTTTGTAAAGGAACCAGAGTTATTTTCcttcacttcacagttatgttTTTTGGTCAGTCaaagaaaatcccaataaaatatatcatgGAGGGCAGAGTGCTTTTCTAAAGCTCCcaaaaagaattaaatcatGTTGTATGTTCATTCAATTTTATAATTCAATTCCATACAATTTATAGTACAATACAGACACATTCAGCTGATGGTTTAATGTAAATTAGTGAAAGGTTATCTCTCCAAGGAAGCCTGTCTGTTTGCATAGAGTAGTTGACTTCGGCAGCAATCCCTCCTCCTGAGCACAGGGAGAGAGGAACCTCTGTTTCTTCAACACGAGGAAACATCCAGCAGAGCCAGGGCCAGTCCATCTGCTGCAACAGCTGGCAGTtaagagaaaggaaagaaacagaTAAACACAATAATGCAAAGAATGAAGACAGCACTAATGTTTGTTGACATGTAGTCTGCCTGAGAGTATTCAGTGCCAaagtgttgtgagattaaaatAGCCAGGCATAAGTGTCTGTAATTAATCCAggtgttttcttcttgttttatagAGATGCAGCGTGACTGGTCGGATCATGCGCTGTGGTGGGAGCAGAAGCAACGGTGGCTGCTGCGGACAGCCTGGACTCTGGAGAAATACGGGATTCACGCTGATGCCCGTCTGCTGTTCATGCCTCAACATAAGCCGCTTAAACTGGGTCTGCCCAACGGTAAAACTGTGATGCTGAAGGCCTGCTTCTCCAACCCCGTCTTCCAGACCGTCATGGGAATCTGCAGGATGCTcagtaggttttttttcttccctctttctgccttttttgaCTCTCTTGCATATTTATCTCAAAGCAttgatgtttatatttatattgttgaATCTTGTCCCTCAGTCTAATCAAGCAGCTCTTTGATTTTGGtcattacaagaaaaaaaaaattgtttctcagTCTCTTTCGTGCTTTCATTTATTCTAACTTAAGCATTGCTTGGTCTCATTTCCTCTCCAGAAATCCCCAGAAAAGGTGGAAGActgaaaatagtttaaaaagcaGCCAACTTAAGTGAAATGACAAAACTGGCTTGGAAACACGAAAACTTAGAGGGTTCAGACTTTGAATGACCTGACTGATACGAATACCATAAATTAAACTGGAAGTTGACTTCCAGTTGGTGTATGAATGCATGAACATAGTGAGTGTGGCTGCAGGTGTTGATTTTGAAGCACAGGCATTCTTGGTCGCTGCCCTTTTATCCTTGTTGAAATTAAACTGGTTTCTCAATTGTTTCTGTGAATGGGCAGCTATTATCTATGAACAACCTAATTACAGTGATGAGCTCTGAAAACAGAATCCCCTGATCAATGCTGTTGATGTCCCTATGGTACCTGGAGCAGCCTGTGTTTTTTTCAACACTGTACAACACTATTGCACCTTCTAAAATTGGCCAGAATGGCGAGATTTGTTTCATGAAGAACATACAGACATTTTTCACCAGTTTTCTTTAATCATGTATGACATTCAGTCACTGACCTCATctgaaaactgacagaaaatcaCTCATCCATTGGGGCACTGATTCTGGGTAGGAGAGTTTATATAATATAGTTTTGCTATAGATataaatcaagaaaacaaaacatttttagcatcagaaacTGATCATAATCAAAGAGCTTTTAGTATTGTTAATCTTCATTTTCCAACATGACTTATCAGAAGGTTGTGCTTTTACATGGTGAATTTCTTCCCGTCTGTAGAGCAAGCTAGGGTTTTATTATGATCTGCCATTGCATTTgagcaaaatgtaaagaattcAGTCCTgttattattttgtgtattcTGCTATCCCACTGATTACTATAAAACAGTAAATCTAAACCTAATGAAATAGAATGCTTAAGGATTGCGCTAACATtcctaaacataaaacatatttgatattttgcaGGGCCAATAAACATCTATTTACTTTCCTGATCCCCACAGACATCCGCCATCCTGAGGAGCTCTCCCTCCTTCGTCCtgtggaggagaagaagaagaaaaaagacaaagatttgACAGAGGAGATCTACGACCTGACTGAGGTGCCCCTTTCCTCGGGTACACCCAccacatctttattttttacacactGAAGGCATATTGACAAGGCACAATGTctgttggaaataaataaatgtaagccATTGCGCTTCCCGTTTTGAGCCTGAATATCTCACAGCAGTCTGTGCActctcacttcctgttcagtttCCCGGCCCTGTCTGTATAATGGCATGCCAGCTCATTTCGCTGACTCAGAGCAGATGGAGGGCGTCTACAAGATGCTGTCGGTCACTCagcctcctcctgctccagAGGTCATCTCCAAGCAGTACCACCCAGCAAGTGTGGTGGACAAATCTCACATCCACGGCAGGTATATTTGCTTCTACCTCATGTGGTAACATCGTCCAAGGAGCTCCACTTTGTAGACACAGCAActatttcttctatttttttttttttttttttgcagaatttccACAATCTAACCAAtctaaactgaagaaaatacctCCAATTTTCCTGTGtgatctaattttaaaaaatgcagtttgtttgaGGAACATATTAGGACACTGCTAATGTCTATTCCCACTTAAAAGTTGCTAAAATTACACACTGGTCTGCCACAGcacaaaagtcattttaattgaaaacaaagaaaaagaaaaacattttgaatctttttatttctttgcctCTTTATCCTTCAATTTATTTCTATGTTAACTGACTGAAGAGTTTACAAGGAAAACAATgacaattttctaaaaaaaaatattctgggccccttttcttgttttttacaacaaactttatttaactctgaaattaatttaatgcaaaCATAAACATTATTGTATATATTCactcataaaaacataaacccaTACAGACTCTGTGTTTTCCCCCCTCAGGTGGTTGGATTCGTCACGTTGTCTCATGCAGCAAAACATCCAAGAAAATGACCGCCTGTGGCTTCGCTTCAAGTATTACTCTTTCTACGACATAGAACCCAAGGTTTGTGTGTGCTGTTTTAGTGCAATCATTATGTTAATagacaatgtgtgtgtgggaatgTCTATTAACTCTTCCATCACCTCAATCTTTACCCCGGCAGTACGATGTTGTGCGTCTCACACAGCTGTATGAGCAGGCCCGCTGGGCCATCCTGCTGGAAGACATCGACTGCACGGAGGAGGAGATGATGCTTTTTGGAGCGCTGCaggtaagataaaaaaaaaatgcctgtcCTGCTAATGAACGGGGATATGTGTAACTCTCTGAGGGAAGTGGATCATTTTGTCATGAAagctttaaatgtcaaatttagcAGAAACTCTAGCGTTCGAGTGCAGATGTTGAAGAAAACTGCTGTGTGAATTCACGTTAAAAGCATTTTGTGTGCAGATACAAGTAATTTATAAGTACAcaagtatttcaaaaataacagaataaactCAGAATGCCTTAAAAGGGAGCAAAATGATCAATTCAGCATGTACAAAACACCAAACGTCTCATGCCAACTGTCAAGCACAGCGGTGGAGTTATGGTGATTTGGGCTTGTTTGAATGCCAAAGGACTCATTCACTGAGTCTACTGTGAATGTTTCTGTGCACAACTGTGTCTAGAATGAAAACTGGATCATGCAACAGGGCAACAATCCAAACACAGTAACACATCTACAgaagaataacagaaaaaaggaaaaaaattcaagagTTTGCAATGGCCTTGTCCAAGTTCAGGCCTGAAATGATTTGAAAGGATGTGGCAGGACCTTAAGAGAGGTTGCAAGAACATTAAAAAGATGTGAGTGACCAAATAGGACAATAATTCCTGGTTGTTCCTGTGAAAGAATTACAGAACTATTAAGTAGActccattttacatttatttcaggtttttgattttataaaaccaaCACATCAGAAGCTGCTGTTAATACTTGTGggtatttgtgtaattttaaaagcTTCCTTGTAGATACAATAAACCTAATAGGCCATTTTTATGAACTCTATTTGCCCTGACCGTCAGGTAACAGCTTCTATACGAGGGAGATACTTATGTCTCTTTCTGTCCTCTCTTACATGTAAAATCATTTAGTACCACATCAGTAAGGTGGCCCTGTCGGAGCCCCAGATGATGAGCTCCAACGCGGCCCTGGACGACCTGGAGTCGGCCCTTCAGTCCCTGGAGGTCAAGATGGAGGGAGAGAGCAGCTCCGCCTCAGACCTGCTGGTAGCTTGGATTTTAATTCTTAATcgctgataaaaaataataataataaaatgaagctCCCACCTTTGaggaactgaaatgttttattaatttagattttataataataatgacaatagaaaaaaaacatatcgtAGATAATTTAACAAGAGGAGCAGAGAATCATCTTTTCTGAACTTCTATTCAGGAAAACATGACAGCACCAGAACTCAATGACTACTTGAAGTTGTTCAGGTGAGATTTGAAGACTGACTCTCATATgatttctagaaaatatttttgatgaaacCAAGCAATGCGACTGTGCATTTCAGGCCTAAGAGGCTCACTCTGAAGGGATATAAGCAGTACTGGTTCAAATTCCAGGATACGTCCATCTCTTACTTCAAGAGCAAAGAGGAAAGCATCGGAGAGCCTATTCAACAGATTAACCTTAAAGGTAcagaaaactcattttaatttgaaagaaaaagttgttttatttcatcgaatgatgaaactttaacaatttGTTAGATGAAAAGGGGTTCTTCTTTAAATCAATGTCTCCCCCTTTTGAAAGATTGTTTGTCAGTGAAACTGGTGTTCATAATTCAGCTTTTCAGCAGCTAACCCATAATTATCAGCTCTCATTGTCCTACTTTGCTTTCCTGCTCTTAGGCTGTGAGGTGGCTCCCGACGTCAACGTTGCAGCG harbors:
- the fermt3b gene encoding fermitin family homolog 3b, which translates into the protein MAAWDLSVKVEDLGPDAPPVTISVASDLHVGGVILQLVEKTQMQRDWSDHALWWEQKQRWLLRTAWTLEKYGIHADARLLFMPQHKPLKLGLPNGKTVMLKACFSNPVFQTVMGICRMLNIRHPEELSLLRPVEEKKKKKDKDLTEEIYDLTEVPLSSVSRPCLYNGMPAHFADSEQMEGVYKMLSVTQPPPAPEVISKQYHPASVVDKSHIHGRWLDSSRCLMQQNIQENDRLWLRFKYYSFYDIEPKYDVVRLTQLYEQARWAILLEDIDCTEEEMMLFGALQYHISKVALSEPQMMSSNAALDDLESALQSLEVKMEGESSSASDLLENMTAPELNDYLKLFRPKRLTLKGYKQYWFKFQDTSISYFKSKEESIGEPIQQINLKGCEVAPDVNVAAQKFLIRLLIPAPEGMNEVYLRCENEHQYAQWMAGCRLASKGKSLADSSFQSEIQSIRSFLAMQKTNSGSSNNSAASDESINTHSLVSPRYHKKYKPKQLTPRILDAYQNVAQLSLTDALMRFLQIWQALPDFGLSYVVVRFKGSRKDEVLGIAPNRLIRIDLGVGDVVKTWRYNNMKQWNVNWDIKQMAIEFEGNVNIAFGCVTADCKIVHEFIGGYIFMSTRSREKSNTLNEELFHKLTGGHEAL